A window from Cryptomeria japonica chromosome 1, Sugi_1.0, whole genome shotgun sequence encodes these proteins:
- the LOC131066151 gene encoding receptor-like protein kinase THESEUS 1 yields MELIFCFFVFLLVFSINQSKSDAFTPTDNYLIDCGSNSNTKLGDRTFSSDTSSSSLSITAKESIFAYTTASNSGNLSDIYLTARVFTTEATYTFTIQDKGMHWVRLYFFPFSYQKYNLASANFSVATEGFGLLNNFSVRNGSTVSKEYLINLASNNLVLKFTPSNNSLAFINAIEVVSVPSNLMSNTAQSVPSLTSEEPSSHALETVYRLNMGGPEITSDNDTLWRHWQPDTEFLSLSNAAKSAITSSTILYTNQTTPEIAPRMVYATLQEMNDSGTVNPQFNVSWSFSVDPNYEYFIRMHFCDFVSQALYLLYFNVYINSDIAIQEFDISKETDSLAQPIYKDFVAKSSSGSNILSVRIGPSKFASYKNAVLNGLEIMKMSNSDMSLAGSFSPNDSKTEKKKSKVGPIVGSVAGAFAALGLLTVIYMVFKCRKSHTKSTSTTWLPLPLHGGNSETIGSKESKQSTGSHGSSASLGRHFTFAEIQEATKNFDETLILGVGGFGKVFKGVLEDGTIVAVKRGNPSSEQGIAEFRTEIEMLSKLRHRHLVSLIGFCEERCEMILVYEYMANGPLRSHLYGSDLPTLSWKQRLDICIGSARGLHYLHTGADQGIIHRDVKTTNILLDENLVAKVADFGLSKTGPTLDQTHVSTVVKGSFGYLDPEYFRRQQLTEKSDVYSFGVVLMEVLCARPAINPTLPRDQVNIAEWSMHWQKRGMLDQIIDPQLVGSINSNSLRKFGETAEKCLADQGIDRPSMGDVLWNLEYALQLQETARLSDPDENSTNRIDEIPVHVPYPEHLEESNISMHSRVSEHDSEGATTNAVFSQLMNPQGR; encoded by the coding sequence ATGGAATTAATTTTTTGCTTCTTTGTGTTTCTGTTGGTATTTTCAATTAATCAGTCAAAATCTGATGCTTTCACTCCAACGGACAACTACCTTATAGACTGTGGATCAAACAGCAACACAAAATTGGGCGATAGGACCTTCAGCTCAGATACTAGCTCTTCCTCCTTGTCCATAACTGCCAAGGAATCCATATTTGCCTACACCACAGCTTCCAATTCAGGTAACCTGTCTGATATCTATTTGACAGCCCGAGTATTCACTACAGAAGCCACCTACACATTCACAATTCAGGACAAGGGCATGCACTGGGTACGATTatatttctttcctttctcttatcAGAAGTACAATCTAGCATCTGCAAATTTTTCTGTAGCAACTGAAGGATTTGGTCTCTTGAACAATTTTTCCGTCCGGAATGGCTCGACTGTATCTaaggaatatttaattaatttagcttcAAATAATTTGGTCCTTAAATTTACTCCTTCAAACAATTCCCTAGCATTTATCAATGCCATAGAAGTTGTTTCTGTTCCATCCAATCTAATGTCAAACACAGCTCAATCTGTACCCTCTTTAACTTCTGAGGAGCCCTCCTCGCATGCTTTAGAAACAGTCTACAGGCTCAACATGGGTGGACCTGAGATTACCTCTGATAACGATACCCTTTGGAGACATTGGCAACCAGATACAGAATTCCTCAGTCTCAGCAATGCTGCCAAAAGTGCTATTACAAGTAGCACAATACTATACACAAATCAAACTACCCCAGAAATTGCTCCTCGAATGGTATATGCCACACTTCAGGAAATGAATGATTCGGGCACAGTAAATCCCCAATTCAATGTCTCTTGGAGCTTTTCTGTGGATCCCAATTATGAATATTTCATTCGCATGCATTTCTGTGATTTTGTGAGCCAAGCACTTTATCTGTTGTACTTCAATGTATACATTAACAGTGACATTGCAATCCAGGAGTTCGATATCTCAAAGGAAACAGATTCCCTGGCACAGCCTATTTATAAAGACTTTGTAGCCAAGTCATCCTCTGGATCAAACATTCTCTCTGTCAGAATTGGGCCTTCGAAATTTGCTTCATATAAGAATGCCGTATTAAATGGGCTGGAAATTATGAAGATGAGCAACTCTGACATGAGTCTTGCTGGATCTTTTTCTCCAAATGACTCCAAGACAGAAAAGAAGAAAAGCAAGGTTGGTCCAATAGTTGGGTCTGTTGCAGGCGCTTTTGCAGCTCTGGGGTTGCTAACAGTAATCTACATGGTCTTTAAGTGTCGAAAATCTCATACAAAAAGCACATCTACAACTTGGTTGCCTCTCCCTCTACATGGTGGAAATTCAGAAACAATAGGAAGCAAAGAAAGCAAACAATCTACAGGTAGCCATGGTTCTTCTGCAAGTCTTGGTCGCCACTTCACATTTGCAGAGATACAAGAAGCTACTAAAAACTTTGATGAAACATTAATCCTGGGTGTTGGTGGGTTTGGTAAGGTATTTAAGGGTGTTCTTGAAGACGGTACCATAGTTGCTGTCAAACGGGGTAATCCAAGCTCAGAACAAGGGATTGCTGAATTTCGTACTGAAATTGAAATGCTGTCTAAGCTTCGTCATCGTCATCTTGTTTCTCTTATTGGGTTTTGTGAGGAGCGTTGTGAGATGATTTTGGTGTATGAATATATGGCAAATGGTCCTCTTAGGAGTCATTTATATGGGTCTGATCTTCCTACTTTGTCATGGAAACAGAGGCTTGATATATGCATAGGGTCTGCAAGGGGTCTTCATTACCTTCACACTGGAGCAGATCAAGGTATCATTCATCGTGATGTGAAGACAACAAACATTCTGTTAGATGAAAATCTTGTGGCTAAGGTAGCAGATTTTGGGCTTTCAAAGACTGGACCTACTCTGGACCAGACCCATGTGAGTACTGTTGTCAAGGGTAGCTTTGGATACCTTGATCCTGAGTACTTTAGAAGGCAGCAATTGACAGAGAAATCTGATGTCTATTCTTTTGGAGTAGTTCTAATGGAGGTACTATGTGCTAGGCCAGCCATTAATCCCACGCTGCCAAGGGACCAAGTAAATATAGCAGAGTGGTCTATGCATTGGCAGAAAAGAGGGATGCTTGACCAAATAATCGATCCTCAGCTTGTTGGAAGCATCAATTCTAATTCATTGAGAAAATTTGGAGAGACAGCTGAAAAGTGCTTGGCAGACCAAGGTATTGATAGGCCTTCCATGGGGGATGTTCTATGGAACTTGGAGTATGCCCTTCAACTTCAGGAGACTGCAAGGCTGAGTGATCCAGATGAAAATAGCACCAATCGAATTGATGAGATTCCCGTACATGTTCCTTATCCAGAGCATCTTGAAGAAAGTAACATTAGCATGCATAGTCGGGTAAGTGAACACGATTCAGAAGGTGCAACTACAAATGCAGTATTTTCACAGCTGATGAATCCCCAAGGAAGATGA